A region from the Poecilia reticulata strain Guanapo linkage group LG12, Guppy_female_1.0+MT, whole genome shotgun sequence genome encodes:
- the sbno1 gene encoding protein strawberry notch homolog 1 isoform X2: MDPGQDLLLAALSESGICPNDLGLLDVDSQDVMHPSTAQQSISINALDVGVGAESVEVVRSEPQTAVPVVTIRHKPQPSTTTFVLNQLNQLPSLGTTATKQSVTNPIKHTITVTKVVHVASSGLRASATPPPTSVPPSVSTLVPSNKDQIQLKDLLRPNNVKTTILKGNSLMELMRLKPPPDIAPPVATATATGAGEINNGIKKEVLGKDAARIWIKDDIKMLNFSNTLKAAGLKEEDEHEEEEEEELGHAETYAEYMPMKLKIGLRHPDSVVETSSLSSVSPPDVWYRLSIPEEAIDRGCLSALQLEAITYAAQQHETFLPNCDRAAYLIGDGAGVGKGRTIAGIIYENYLLGRKRSLWFSVSNDLKYDAERDLRDIGAKNIQVHSLNKFKYGKISSKHNGSVKKGVIFATYSSLIGESQSGGKYKTRFQQLLHWCGEDFDGVIVFDECHKAKNVCPIGSSKPTKTGLAVLELQNKLPKARVVYASATGASEPRNMAYMNRLGIWGHKTPFREFGNFIQAVERRGVGAMEIVAMDMKLRGMYIARQLSFTGVTFKIEEVPLTQQYVHMYNKSVRLWVGAREKFQQAANLMEAEQRMKKSMWGQFWSAHQRFFKYLCIASKVRRVVQLAREEVQNGKCVVIGLQSTGEARTLEALEEGGGELNDFVSTAKGVLQSLIEKHFPAPDRQKLYSLLGIDLSAKKTPSPAENAAQPEQKGKKRKGSEAKKQPKKKPRKHGGLSGTSSEESESEESDRESGKDSDDSFKSVSSGDEDDDFNPFRDESDEDEEDDPWLIRKEPKKGKKEKKKKRRKSIDPDSIQSALLASGLGSTRPGFTASVNPPLTPATVKTESQESYLTSQDSVELAQKMKKQLLEQLEGLAEDLPPNTLDELIDELGGPENVAEMTGRKGRVVSNDDGSITYESRSELDVPVEILNLTEKQRFMDGEKNIAIISEAASSGISLQADRRVKNQRRRVHMTMELPWSADRAIQQFGRTHRSNQVTAPEYVFLISELAGEQRFASIVAKRLESLGALTHGDRRATETRDLSRFNFDNKYGRNALEIVMKSIVKLDVPLVPPPSDFKGDFFREIQSGLIGVGLINVEDRSGVLTLDKDYNNIGKFLNRILGMEVQQQNALFQYFSDTLAAVIQEAKKNGRYDMGILDLGSGDEKVKKVDCRKFLTPSYTTSGHVELYTVGVERGMSWEEATHAWAEQNGPDDGFYVQMRNNRKTAILVKEVNTKKRLFLVYRPNTGRQVKLETYADIKKKFKKVLSEDAKQHWTDQYQSSAKICSHAYWRGNCKKASVGLLCEIGLRCRTYYVLCGSVLSVWNELEDVLSPVSGSNVKVQIVRLRTEDGQRIVGLIIPANCVSPLINKLSTSDQSQQLAVQEQQKRQLLHPQSLTHVLNT, from the exons ATGGATCCTGGACAGGATTTGCTCCTCGCTGCTTTAAGTGAGAGTGGAATTTGCCCAAATGATCTCGGGCTCTTAGATGTGGATTCTCAGGATGTTATGCATCCTTCTACAGCCCAGCAG TCCATTTCCATCAATGCTCTGGATGTTGGTGTGGGAGCAGAATCGGTGGAAGTTGTTCGATCTGAGCCTCAAACTGCAGTCCCAGTTGTTACAATCAGA CATAAACCTCAGCCATCAACAACCACATTTGTCTTAAATCAACTGAATCAGTTGCCGTCATTAGGGACCACTGCTACCAAGCAGTCAGTCACCAACCCAATCAAACATACCATAACGGTCACCAAGGTGGTCCATGTTGCCAGTTCAGGACTGCGTGCTTCAGCAACCCCCCCACCCACAAGTGTTCCTCCGTCAGTGTCCACGCTAGTGCCTTCCAACAAAGATCAG ATTCAGCTGAAAGACCTCCTTCGGCCCAACAATGTGAAAACCACCATTTTAAAGGGCAACAGTTTGATGGAGCTGATGAGACTTAAACCTCCACCTGACATCGCTCCACCTGTGGCAACGGCTACAGCAACAGGCGCAG gtgaaataaacaATGGAATCAAGAAAGAAGTGTTAGGCAAAGATGCTGCCAGGATCTGGATCAAAGATGACATTAAAATGCTAAACTTTTCAAATACTCTG aaagCTGCAGGCCTAAAAGAAGAGGATGAacatgaggaggaagaagaagaggagttGGGTCACGCAGAGACGTATGCAGAGTACATGCCTATGAAAT TAAAGATCGGCCTGAGGCATCCGGATTCTGTGGTGGAGACCAGCTCTCTGTCCAGCGTCAGCCCTCCAGATGTTTGGTACAGACTGTCCATCCCAGAGGAAGCCATTGATCGGGGCTGCTTGTCGGCACTGCAGCTAGAGGCGATCACATATGCTGCTCAG CAACATGAGACATTCCTACCCAACTGCGACCGAGCTGCCTATTTGATTGGAGACGGAGCCGGTGTGGGGAAAGGCCGGACTATCGCAGGGATCATTTATGAGAACTACCTTCTGGGCAGAAAGAGATCACTTTG GTTTAGTGTCTCTAATGATTTAAAGTATGACGCTGAAAGGGATTTGAGGGACATTGGCGCCAAGAATATCCAGGTTCACTCACTAAACAAG tttaaatacgGCAAAATATCCTCCAAACATAATGGGAGTGTGAAGAAAGGGGTGATCTTCGCCACCTACTCGTCTTTGATAGGAGAGAGCCAGTCAGGAGGGAAGTACAAGACCAGATTCCAACAACTTCTCCACTGGTGTGGGGAAGACTTTGATGGAGTC ATTGTGTTTGATGAATGTCACAAAGCTAAAAACGTTTGTCCCATCGGCTCCTCTAAGCCGACTAAGACCGGCCTCGCCGTTTTGGAGCTGCAGAACAAACTTCCCAAAGCTCGGGTTGTGTATGCCAGCGCTACTG GAGCCTCTGAGCCACGAAACATGGCGTACATGAACCGGCTGGGAATATGGGGTCACAAAACACCGTTTAGAGAGTTTGGCAACTTTATCCAAGCAGTTGAACGCAG AGGTGTTGGTGCCATGGAAATAGTTGCTATGGACATGAAACTCAGAGGGATGTACATCGCCAGACAGTTGAGTTTTACAGGCGTGACTTTCAAGATTGAAGAAGTCCCTCTAACTCAGCAGTACGTCCACATGTACAACAAGTCTGTGAGGCTG TGGGTTGGCGCACGTGAGAAGTTCCAACAGGCCGCCAACCTGATGGAAGCAGAGCAGCGCATGAAGAAGTCCATGTGGGGTCAGTTCTGGTCCGCCCATCAGAGGTTCTTCAAATATCTCTGCATTGCCTCCAAAGTACGCCGGGTGGTCCAGTTAGCCAGAGAGGAAGTTCAGAACGGAAAG tgtgTAGTGATTGGTCTGCAGTCCACTGGTGAGGCGAGAACACTGGAAGCCttggaggaaggaggaggagagctcAACGACTTTGTGTCAACAGCAAA aGGTGTGCTGCAGTCCCTGATAGAGAAGCACTTCCCAGCTCCAGACAGACAGAAGCTTTACAGCCTGCTAGGCATCGACctctctgcaaaaaaaactcCCTCTCCTGCTGAGAATGCAGCACAGCCggaacaaaaaggaaagaagaggaaag GTTCAGAGGCCAAAAAACAGCCTAAAAAGAAGCCTCGCAAGCACGGGGGTCTGTCTGGTACAAGTTCAGAGGAGAGCGAGTCTGAGGAATCGGACCGAGAGTCTGGGAAAGACAGCGACGACAGCTTCAAGTCTGTCAGCTCAGGAGACGAAGACGATGACTTCAATCCATTCAGAGACGAGTCTGACGAAGATGAGGAGGACG atccCTGGCTAATCAGAAAGGAGCCAAAGAAagggaagaaggagaagaagaagaaaagaaggaagagtATTGATCCGGACTCGATTCAAAGTGCCTTGTTAGCCTCGGGGCTGGGCTCCACCAGGCCCGGTTTCACCGCCTCAGTGAACCCCCCTCTTACTCCTGCTACAG TCAAAACAGAGAGCCAGGAAAGCTACCTAACGAGTCAGGACTCGGTGGAACTTGCccagaaaatgaagaaacagcTGCTGGAACAACTGGAGGGGTTGGCAGAAGATCTGCCTCCGAACACCCTGGATGAGCTGATCGACGAGCTGGGAGGGCCGGAAAACGTAGCGGAG ATGACCGGTCGTAAAGGTCGCGTGGTCAGTAACGACGACGGCAGCATCACCTACGAGTCCCGCTCTGAGCTGGATGTCCCTGTAGAAATCCTCAACCTGACTGAGAAACAGAGGTTCATGGATGGAGAAAAG AACATAGCCATCATCTCGGAAGCGGCCAGCTCCGGTATTTCCCTGCAGGCCGATCGGCGCGTGAAGAACCAGAGGAGGAGAGTCCACATGACCATGGAGCTGCCGTGGAGCGCAGACAGAGCCATACAGCAGTTTG GGCGAACGCACAGATCAAATCAGGTCACGGCTCCAGAGTACGTCTTTCTCATATCAGAACTGGCAGGAGAGCAAAGATTTGcatccattgttgccaaaagaCTGGAAAGCCTG GGGGCTCTCACTCATGGAGACCGACGGGCGACAGAAACTAGAGATCTGAGCAGGTTTAACTTTGACAACAAG TACGGCAGAAACGCTCTGGAAATTGTGATGAAGTCGATAGTAAAGCTCGACGTTCCGCTGGTGCCACCACCCTCAGACTTCAAAGGGGATTTCTTCAGAG AGATTCAGAGTGGGCTGATAGGTGTGGGCCTCATAAATGTGGAGGACAGATCTGGAGTGCTTACACTGGacaaag ACTACAACAACATAGGGAAATTCCTGAACCGGATATTGGGCATGGAGGTTCAGCAACAAAATGCCTTGTTCCAGTATTTCTCTGACACTCTGGCAGCAGTGATTCAGGAAGCCAAGAAGAATGGCAGATATGACatgggcattctgg ATCTCGGCTCGGGTGACGAGAAGGTGAAGAAGGTGGACTGTCGAAAGTTTCTGACGCCAAGCTACACAACATCAGGACACGTAGAACTCTACACT GTCGGCGTGGAAAGAGGAATGTCTTGGGAAGAAGCGACACACGCCTGGGCAGAGCAGAACGGCCCAGACGATGGCTTCTATGTCCAG ATGAGAAATAACAGGAAAACAGCCATCCTGGTGAAGGAAGTGAACACTAAGAAGAGGCTGTTCCTGGTCTACAGGCCAAACACCGGCAGACAAGTCAAACTGGAAACATACGCCGACatcaaaaaaaagtttaagaag GTTCTGTCAGAAGATGccaagcagcactggactgacCAGTACCAGTCATCAGCAAAAATATGCTCTCATGCGTACTG GCGAGGCAACTGCAAGAAAGCCTCAGTTGGTCTGCTGTGTGAAATTGGGCTGCGCTGCAGGACGTACTACGTTCTGTGTGGCTCTGTGCTCAGCGTGTGGAACGAACTGGAAGACGTTCTTTCTCCAGTCAGCGGAAGCAACGTGAAGGTGCAGATTGTCCGCCTGCGCACCGAAGACGGTCAGAGGATAGTCG GGTTGATCATTCCAGCGAACTGCGTGTCTCCATTGATCAACAAGCTCTCGACCTCAGACCAGAGCCAGCAGCTGGCTgtgcaggagcagcagaagaGGCAGCTGCTCCACCCTCAAAGTCTTACTCATGTGCTCAACACATAA
- the sbno1 gene encoding protein strawberry notch homolog 1 isoform X1 produces the protein MDPGQDLLLAALSESGICPNDLGLLDVDSQDVMHPSTAQQSISINALDVGVGAESVEVVRSEPQTAVPVVTIRQHKPQPSTTTFVLNQLNQLPSLGTTATKQSVTNPIKHTITVTKVVHVASSGLRASATPPPTSVPPSVSTLVPSNKDQIQLKDLLRPNNVKTTILKGNSLMELMRLKPPPDIAPPVATATATGAGEINNGIKKEVLGKDAARIWIKDDIKMLNFSNTLKAAGLKEEDEHEEEEEEELGHAETYAEYMPMKLKIGLRHPDSVVETSSLSSVSPPDVWYRLSIPEEAIDRGCLSALQLEAITYAAQQHETFLPNCDRAAYLIGDGAGVGKGRTIAGIIYENYLLGRKRSLWFSVSNDLKYDAERDLRDIGAKNIQVHSLNKFKYGKISSKHNGSVKKGVIFATYSSLIGESQSGGKYKTRFQQLLHWCGEDFDGVIVFDECHKAKNVCPIGSSKPTKTGLAVLELQNKLPKARVVYASATGASEPRNMAYMNRLGIWGHKTPFREFGNFIQAVERRGVGAMEIVAMDMKLRGMYIARQLSFTGVTFKIEEVPLTQQYVHMYNKSVRLWVGAREKFQQAANLMEAEQRMKKSMWGQFWSAHQRFFKYLCIASKVRRVVQLAREEVQNGKCVVIGLQSTGEARTLEALEEGGGELNDFVSTAKGVLQSLIEKHFPAPDRQKLYSLLGIDLSAKKTPSPAENAAQPEQKGKKRKGSEAKKQPKKKPRKHGGLSGTSSEESESEESDRESGKDSDDSFKSVSSGDEDDDFNPFRDESDEDEEDDPWLIRKEPKKGKKEKKKKRRKSIDPDSIQSALLASGLGSTRPGFTASVNPPLTPATVKTESQESYLTSQDSVELAQKMKKQLLEQLEGLAEDLPPNTLDELIDELGGPENVAEMTGRKGRVVSNDDGSITYESRSELDVPVEILNLTEKQRFMDGEKNIAIISEAASSGISLQADRRVKNQRRRVHMTMELPWSADRAIQQFGRTHRSNQVTAPEYVFLISELAGEQRFASIVAKRLESLGALTHGDRRATETRDLSRFNFDNKYGRNALEIVMKSIVKLDVPLVPPPSDFKGDFFREIQSGLIGVGLINVEDRSGVLTLDKDYNNIGKFLNRILGMEVQQQNALFQYFSDTLAAVIQEAKKNGRYDMGILDLGSGDEKVKKVDCRKFLTPSYTTSGHVELYTVGVERGMSWEEATHAWAEQNGPDDGFYVQMRNNRKTAILVKEVNTKKRLFLVYRPNTGRQVKLETYADIKKKFKKVLSEDAKQHWTDQYQSSAKICSHAYWRGNCKKASVGLLCEIGLRCRTYYVLCGSVLSVWNELEDVLSPVSGSNVKVQIVRLRTEDGQRIVGLIIPANCVSPLINKLSTSDQSQQLAVQEQQKRQLLHPQSLTHVLNT, from the exons ATGGATCCTGGACAGGATTTGCTCCTCGCTGCTTTAAGTGAGAGTGGAATTTGCCCAAATGATCTCGGGCTCTTAGATGTGGATTCTCAGGATGTTATGCATCCTTCTACAGCCCAGCAG TCCATTTCCATCAATGCTCTGGATGTTGGTGTGGGAGCAGAATCGGTGGAAGTTGTTCGATCTGAGCCTCAAACTGCAGTCCCAGTTGTTACAATCAGA caGCATAAACCTCAGCCATCAACAACCACATTTGTCTTAAATCAACTGAATCAGTTGCCGTCATTAGGGACCACTGCTACCAAGCAGTCAGTCACCAACCCAATCAAACATACCATAACGGTCACCAAGGTGGTCCATGTTGCCAGTTCAGGACTGCGTGCTTCAGCAACCCCCCCACCCACAAGTGTTCCTCCGTCAGTGTCCACGCTAGTGCCTTCCAACAAAGATCAG ATTCAGCTGAAAGACCTCCTTCGGCCCAACAATGTGAAAACCACCATTTTAAAGGGCAACAGTTTGATGGAGCTGATGAGACTTAAACCTCCACCTGACATCGCTCCACCTGTGGCAACGGCTACAGCAACAGGCGCAG gtgaaataaacaATGGAATCAAGAAAGAAGTGTTAGGCAAAGATGCTGCCAGGATCTGGATCAAAGATGACATTAAAATGCTAAACTTTTCAAATACTCTG aaagCTGCAGGCCTAAAAGAAGAGGATGAacatgaggaggaagaagaagaggagttGGGTCACGCAGAGACGTATGCAGAGTACATGCCTATGAAAT TAAAGATCGGCCTGAGGCATCCGGATTCTGTGGTGGAGACCAGCTCTCTGTCCAGCGTCAGCCCTCCAGATGTTTGGTACAGACTGTCCATCCCAGAGGAAGCCATTGATCGGGGCTGCTTGTCGGCACTGCAGCTAGAGGCGATCACATATGCTGCTCAG CAACATGAGACATTCCTACCCAACTGCGACCGAGCTGCCTATTTGATTGGAGACGGAGCCGGTGTGGGGAAAGGCCGGACTATCGCAGGGATCATTTATGAGAACTACCTTCTGGGCAGAAAGAGATCACTTTG GTTTAGTGTCTCTAATGATTTAAAGTATGACGCTGAAAGGGATTTGAGGGACATTGGCGCCAAGAATATCCAGGTTCACTCACTAAACAAG tttaaatacgGCAAAATATCCTCCAAACATAATGGGAGTGTGAAGAAAGGGGTGATCTTCGCCACCTACTCGTCTTTGATAGGAGAGAGCCAGTCAGGAGGGAAGTACAAGACCAGATTCCAACAACTTCTCCACTGGTGTGGGGAAGACTTTGATGGAGTC ATTGTGTTTGATGAATGTCACAAAGCTAAAAACGTTTGTCCCATCGGCTCCTCTAAGCCGACTAAGACCGGCCTCGCCGTTTTGGAGCTGCAGAACAAACTTCCCAAAGCTCGGGTTGTGTATGCCAGCGCTACTG GAGCCTCTGAGCCACGAAACATGGCGTACATGAACCGGCTGGGAATATGGGGTCACAAAACACCGTTTAGAGAGTTTGGCAACTTTATCCAAGCAGTTGAACGCAG AGGTGTTGGTGCCATGGAAATAGTTGCTATGGACATGAAACTCAGAGGGATGTACATCGCCAGACAGTTGAGTTTTACAGGCGTGACTTTCAAGATTGAAGAAGTCCCTCTAACTCAGCAGTACGTCCACATGTACAACAAGTCTGTGAGGCTG TGGGTTGGCGCACGTGAGAAGTTCCAACAGGCCGCCAACCTGATGGAAGCAGAGCAGCGCATGAAGAAGTCCATGTGGGGTCAGTTCTGGTCCGCCCATCAGAGGTTCTTCAAATATCTCTGCATTGCCTCCAAAGTACGCCGGGTGGTCCAGTTAGCCAGAGAGGAAGTTCAGAACGGAAAG tgtgTAGTGATTGGTCTGCAGTCCACTGGTGAGGCGAGAACACTGGAAGCCttggaggaaggaggaggagagctcAACGACTTTGTGTCAACAGCAAA aGGTGTGCTGCAGTCCCTGATAGAGAAGCACTTCCCAGCTCCAGACAGACAGAAGCTTTACAGCCTGCTAGGCATCGACctctctgcaaaaaaaactcCCTCTCCTGCTGAGAATGCAGCACAGCCggaacaaaaaggaaagaagaggaaag GTTCAGAGGCCAAAAAACAGCCTAAAAAGAAGCCTCGCAAGCACGGGGGTCTGTCTGGTACAAGTTCAGAGGAGAGCGAGTCTGAGGAATCGGACCGAGAGTCTGGGAAAGACAGCGACGACAGCTTCAAGTCTGTCAGCTCAGGAGACGAAGACGATGACTTCAATCCATTCAGAGACGAGTCTGACGAAGATGAGGAGGACG atccCTGGCTAATCAGAAAGGAGCCAAAGAAagggaagaaggagaagaagaagaaaagaaggaagagtATTGATCCGGACTCGATTCAAAGTGCCTTGTTAGCCTCGGGGCTGGGCTCCACCAGGCCCGGTTTCACCGCCTCAGTGAACCCCCCTCTTACTCCTGCTACAG TCAAAACAGAGAGCCAGGAAAGCTACCTAACGAGTCAGGACTCGGTGGAACTTGCccagaaaatgaagaaacagcTGCTGGAACAACTGGAGGGGTTGGCAGAAGATCTGCCTCCGAACACCCTGGATGAGCTGATCGACGAGCTGGGAGGGCCGGAAAACGTAGCGGAG ATGACCGGTCGTAAAGGTCGCGTGGTCAGTAACGACGACGGCAGCATCACCTACGAGTCCCGCTCTGAGCTGGATGTCCCTGTAGAAATCCTCAACCTGACTGAGAAACAGAGGTTCATGGATGGAGAAAAG AACATAGCCATCATCTCGGAAGCGGCCAGCTCCGGTATTTCCCTGCAGGCCGATCGGCGCGTGAAGAACCAGAGGAGGAGAGTCCACATGACCATGGAGCTGCCGTGGAGCGCAGACAGAGCCATACAGCAGTTTG GGCGAACGCACAGATCAAATCAGGTCACGGCTCCAGAGTACGTCTTTCTCATATCAGAACTGGCAGGAGAGCAAAGATTTGcatccattgttgccaaaagaCTGGAAAGCCTG GGGGCTCTCACTCATGGAGACCGACGGGCGACAGAAACTAGAGATCTGAGCAGGTTTAACTTTGACAACAAG TACGGCAGAAACGCTCTGGAAATTGTGATGAAGTCGATAGTAAAGCTCGACGTTCCGCTGGTGCCACCACCCTCAGACTTCAAAGGGGATTTCTTCAGAG AGATTCAGAGTGGGCTGATAGGTGTGGGCCTCATAAATGTGGAGGACAGATCTGGAGTGCTTACACTGGacaaag ACTACAACAACATAGGGAAATTCCTGAACCGGATATTGGGCATGGAGGTTCAGCAACAAAATGCCTTGTTCCAGTATTTCTCTGACACTCTGGCAGCAGTGATTCAGGAAGCCAAGAAGAATGGCAGATATGACatgggcattctgg ATCTCGGCTCGGGTGACGAGAAGGTGAAGAAGGTGGACTGTCGAAAGTTTCTGACGCCAAGCTACACAACATCAGGACACGTAGAACTCTACACT GTCGGCGTGGAAAGAGGAATGTCTTGGGAAGAAGCGACACACGCCTGGGCAGAGCAGAACGGCCCAGACGATGGCTTCTATGTCCAG ATGAGAAATAACAGGAAAACAGCCATCCTGGTGAAGGAAGTGAACACTAAGAAGAGGCTGTTCCTGGTCTACAGGCCAAACACCGGCAGACAAGTCAAACTGGAAACATACGCCGACatcaaaaaaaagtttaagaag GTTCTGTCAGAAGATGccaagcagcactggactgacCAGTACCAGTCATCAGCAAAAATATGCTCTCATGCGTACTG GCGAGGCAACTGCAAGAAAGCCTCAGTTGGTCTGCTGTGTGAAATTGGGCTGCGCTGCAGGACGTACTACGTTCTGTGTGGCTCTGTGCTCAGCGTGTGGAACGAACTGGAAGACGTTCTTTCTCCAGTCAGCGGAAGCAACGTGAAGGTGCAGATTGTCCGCCTGCGCACCGAAGACGGTCAGAGGATAGTCG GGTTGATCATTCCAGCGAACTGCGTGTCTCCATTGATCAACAAGCTCTCGACCTCAGACCAGAGCCAGCAGCTGGCTgtgcaggagcagcagaagaGGCAGCTGCTCCACCCTCAAAGTCTTACTCATGTGCTCAACACATAA